ATCGAATTTTTGGGCGTATTCGTCTTCCGTCAACAGTTTATTCGTATGTTGATAGACGTGCTCATTGATCTCGATCTCGATTTGTTCAGCGACATGTTTATACTTCGGAATCAATGATATTCCCCCCTCTATCTAAAATTCGTAGGAATGAATCCGCTACCATTATAGCAGATATGGTTTTTTTCGATAGGGATAAATGAAAATAAACCCGTCTCCTTGAAGAAGACAGGTTTATTGGAACACGACTTATTCACCAAGTGAAGCTTGGATGAAGTCATGGAAGAGTGCTTGTGGACGTTCTGGACGCGAGATCAATTCTGGGTGGAACTGACATGCGACGAACCATTTGTGTTCTGGAATTTCGATGATCTCAACGAGACGACCGTCTGGGCTCGTACCTGAGAAGACCATGCCGTTCGCTTCGAACTGCTCACGGAACTCGTTACCGAACTCATAACGATGACGGTGACGTTCGTAGACGAGCTCGCTTGAGTACGCGGCACGTGCTTTCGTTCCATCTTCGAGTTTACATGGGTAAAGTCCGAGACGGAGCGTACCACCGAGATCCTCGATGTCTTTTTGTTCCGGCAACAAGTCGATGATCGGGTATGGTGTCGTTGGGTCGATTTCCGCTGAGTGTGCGCCTTCAAGATTGAGGACGTTACGTGCGAATTCGACTGTCGCGAGTTGCATCCCGAGACAGATACCGAAGAACGGTACGTTGTTCTCACGTGCGAAACGTGTTGCTTCGATTTTCCCTTCGATACCGCGTTCTCCAAATCCACCAGGAACGAGGATACCGTCTGCTGAACCAAGCAATTCGTTGACGTTTTCACGCGTCACGTCTTCTGCGTTGATCCAGTCGATTTCGATGTCACTGTTGAAGGCGAATCCAGCGTGTTTCAATGCTTCTGCGACCGAGATGTACGCATCACGCAATTCGACGTATTTCCCGACGAGTGCGATCTTCGTCGTCTTCTCGAGGTGCGTCACTGTGTGGACGAGTTGTTTCCAAGCCGTCATATCAGCAGCTGGTGTATCGAACTTGAAGTAATCACAGACGAGTTGGTCCATGCCTTGACGTTGCAAGTTGAGTGGTACTTCGTAGAGTGTCGATGCATCTTGTGCTTCGATGACTGCTTCCGGACGTGTGTCACAGAAGAGAGCGATTTTATCTTTCATCTCTTGTGGGACTGGGTGCTCCGCACGTAAGACGATGATGTCTGGTTGAATACCGTAGCTACGGAGTTCTTTGACACTGTGTTGTGTCGGTTTCGTCTTGAGCTCACCTGCCGCTGCAAGATACGGAACGAGCGTACAGTGGACGTACATGACGTTTTCTTTCCCGATATCGTTTTTCACCTGACGAATGGCTTCGATGAACGGAAGCGATTCGATATCCCCTACTGTTCCACCAATCTCTGTGATGACGACGTCAGCGCCCGTTTCTTTGCCCGCACGGAAGACACGATCTTTGATTTCGTTCGTGATGTGTGGAATGACTTGGACCGTTCCACCGTTGTAATCCCCGCGGCGTTCCTTCTTGAGGATCGTCGAGTAGATACGACCAGACGTGACGTTTGCGTTCTGGCTCAAGTTGATATCGATGAAGCGCTCGTAGTGACCAAGGTCAAGGTCTGTCTCCGCGCCGTCATCCGTGACGAATACTTCCCCGTGTTGGTACGGGCTCATTGTACCCGGGTCGATATTGATGTACGGGTCGAATTTTTGGATCGTGACGTTAAGACCACGGTTTTTCAAGAGACGAGCGAGCGATGCAGCGGTGATCCCTTTACCGAGTGACGATACGACGCCACCTGTTACGAAAATATACTTTGTCATGTTAAATATTGCTCCCTTCTCTAATTCACATCTCAACAATACAGAGGTGGTAAAAACAAAAAAGCAAAAGTGCCCCCATTGGAATAGGAGACACTTTTGCTGAAATAAGCACGTTGCTTAAAGAAGCCCATGACTAACTTACGTCATTCGGAAAACTTCGTCAAGCCTAATTTTTCAAAGAAAAATTTCCGTGCTCGTTCGTCAGCCGTCAACGAAAAAACTGCCATTTCTATAGGGAAATAGCAGCTGTACAGTTGTGGTTGATCGTGCTTAGACTTCTTCTTCTTCTTCGAAGTCTTCTAAGTCTTCTTCGTCGAGATCGTCATCGAGATCATCGATGGCTGCGACTTTTTTGAACGTATCATCGTCTTCGCTGTCGTCAGCTGAATCATAGTCCGCTGTCTTCGCGAATGTATCGAGATCATCTTCAATCGTCTCGAACTCATCTTCTTCTGCATCATAGTTGAACTCTTCTTCAAACTCATCGAGTTCTCCACGTTGACGCGCTTCGATGACGAGATCCTCATCCGACTTATCGAACGGATACCAAGCGCGGAGTGACCAACGGTTTGCTCCGACGTTGACGAAGTTTCCGTCGATGTTCATGTCTGTATAGAGTTGAGCAAGTTTCTCGAACTTGTCTTCTTCATCTGTAAACGTATGATACTTTTCGATTTCTGACGTGATGTCATCGAAGGTGATTGGCTGTTCGCCAGCTTCTTGCAACATTTCGTTGACGAATTCGATCAGCGAAAGATCAGTAATCTCTTCTTTACTTAAACGGCTGAGGCTCATTGTGACGGCCACTTCCTTTCATTTGCGTTCAATCCATTACTTCTCATTATACGCAAAACGTCTTTTAAAAATCCAGTCTCTATTTAAAAAAAGCTCGAATTGATTCTCGATTCGTGTTTTTCCCACTCCCGAAAAAGGAATATCCAAGGGAGAAGAAGGAGGAATGACAGATGGAGATGACAATCGAACGGGTCAACGATTTTGATGACTTCAACTGGTTACCGATCTTATCAAAGAGTACACAAGAAGGCTATCCCTTCATTGAACGGATGCTGCGTGAACGACGGGACGAGACGTTCCAAGAGGACGGCGAAGCATTGTTCGTCGCCCTATCCCTTTCCGGACACGTCATCGCCTGCGGTGGTTATATGAAACAAACCGGTACAGATGATGTCGGTCGCATCCGTCATGTCTATGTCTTACCGGAAATGCGACATCACGGCGTCGGCACACAACTGCTTGAAAAAATCGTACCGGAAGCGCTGTTGACGTATTCCGAGCTTTGGCTTTACACGGATGACGCCGGTATCTTTTATGAACGATTCGGCTTTGAGCCTTATACGGCAACCAAAGTGACACATCGTCTTCTCAAGCATGCCTTTGTTCAACCATAAGTGCCTTGAATTGACATATCGGGAATTATCGATTAGTTTAAGCATATGACAAATCAAGTGGATCTATTCAAGGCATTATCGAACGAGGTACGTCTTGATATCTTACGCTGGCTCAAGGATCCCGAGACTCATTTCAATAAGCCGTCGGCCCATCTCGCGACGAATCTGTCGGACAAGGGAGGCATTTGCGTCGGAGATATCCAAGAGAAGGCGAACTTATCTCAATCGACCGTCTCCCAATATCTTGCGATGTTGCAAAAAGTCGGATTGCTCGAATCCGAACGTCACGGCAAATGGACGTATTACCGGCGAAATGAAGAAAAAATCCAAGAGCTCGCAACGTACCTCAAAGGAGAACTTTGATCCGTTCTCCTCGCCTTACATATCGACATTTCTCGATATTTAGATTCGTGAAAGGATGAATTCTGTTGAAAATCGTGTATTACGTACTCGCGTTACTTGCGGGTATCGCTTTAAGTGTCGAAGGAGCCATCTATGGTGAGCTCGGGAACTTCGTCGGAAAACTCGAAAGTAGCTTTTATAATTTCTTCGCCGGTACGATCATCATCGGACTGATCGTCCTCTTCTTCGGAAAAGGCTCACTCGGCTATACATTCCGCGCACCGAAATGGACCTTGCTCGGTGGTCTGCTCGGTAGCATCTACTTAACGATCTTGATCATCAGCATCCCGCTCGTCGGTGTCGGTCTCGCGATGATCAGTGTCATCATCGGACAGATGATTGCCAGCATGGTCATCGAACATTACGGCTGGCTCGGTAGTCCGAAACGTCCAATCAATCGTGACAAGCTGACGGCTTCAGCTTTGATGCTCGTCGCTCTATTTCTCATCTTTTAAGGAGGTTCGCTCATGAATATTCTATTACTCGGTTTTACATTACTTAGCGGTGTGATGCTGAGCGCGCAGTCATCGATCAACGGTGCCTTCAGTCAAAAGGCAGGGGCTCTGGAAAGTACGTTCCTGACATTCTTCACCGGAATGCTGATTCTCGCACTCGCCATTTTGTTCTTTGGTCAAGGAAACGTCTTACTCTTGCTCGAAGCACCACGTTGGCAACTCAGTGCCGTCCTATTCGGTGTCAGTTATCTATTCCTAACGATTCTTGCTGTCCCGCAAATCGGTGTCACGGCAGCTAGTATCGCGACCGTCATCGGTCAACTCGCAGCAGGTATGGTCATTGACCACATCGGCGCGTTCGGTGGCGTCGTCGTCCCGCTCGACGGAAAACGTATGCTCGGTCTGCTTGCGATGCTTGCTGCGCTTTACTTCGTCTATCGCGGCAACACACGCAAAGATATGTCGGCTTCATCTGATTCGATGGCATCATGACGATTGTCCTCACGATTCGTTCACGCGCTTTTCTCAGGCGAGACACAAGCCAGTCTCGACTGTCATGGACAGTCGATTCGGGTCTTGTTTGTCTCTGACAGCTCAAGATCGTGCGCTTTTTCCTGTAGAAGTCGCGTGAACAACGTGAGTCCGACTGTTTCTCATGGTCCATCAAAATAGAACAAAAAAAATCCGAAATGCCGAAGTGATGCTACTTCAGTGTTTCGGATTTTTTAAATCAGTTGATGAACGTGAAAAGTGAAATAGCTAAGACCCCTTGAGCGAGTACTTGTAACAGGAATACGATTCGGGACAAATAAATGCACTTTTTCTTCAATTGATCGGCTTATCGATAACGACTTTACCTTCTTTGTCTAATAGCGGTGTCATTCCGTTCAAACCAAGTCCACTTGTCATTAAATAATTTACACCTGTTTCAGTGTCTACGACAATTTTGATAATACCACCACTTAGGTGTTGTTTTGATTTAAGTATGAATCGTTTACTCATTATTTTGTATGACCTCTCGTTCTTTCCGATTTCCACGTAAAATCATAACTTACTGTGTGAGGATAGGTTTAACGCTTTTTTACCAAGGTGTTGCCTATCTACTTAGAACAGTCCTCACATTCCCACACGACTCCTACAGGAAAAAGCACGATTCATCGTGCTGTCAGAGACAAACAAGACCCGATTCGGCTGTCTGTGACAGCCGGCACTGGCTTGTGTCTCGCCTGAGGAAAGCGGGTAGGAAATCGTGAGGACGTCTTATCAAGTCCAGTACTTCACTGCCCCAGCTGTTGCCTCTTAAGTAAGCGCAACGCTTCCGTCGCGAGATGATGATCCGCTTCCTGAGATAGACCGGAAACGGTGATCGTACCAACGACACCGACTCCTTCAATCCGAATCGGGAACGACCCACCTGCATCCGCATAATCGGCTGGAGAAACAGCATACATCGTATGATACGAGCGATGCTTACTTTCATTATAACGACGCATGTAGAGCGAACTGTAGCCATGCCGTAAGACGACGTTCGATTTCCGGCGAATCCATTCTTCCTGATCCGGTGCCGTACCATCGAGCGCCGCGTAATATAAGCGTTGTCCGTTTCGTTTGATCTCAACGGCAATCGAAAGATTCTCTTTCATCGCCCGACCGATCAATTCATGCCCCATTCCAATCGCTTCCGTATTCGTCAGTGACGTCAAGACGAGTTCTTCCTCTTCAGCCAGCAATACCTTCAATTCTTCCATTCGTCCCATTCCTTTCGCACGAGGCGTCGTCCTTCATCACTACTGACGCGTACCGCTTCAATCAAGCGCATCGTTTTTTCAGCATCGCGTAAATTGACAGGCACTTGTCCTCCGCGAAGTCCTTCCGCCAATTGTTCGTAAAACGTGGCATAACTGCCCGGAAGTGTCGCGAGACGTTCGACGGGCTGATCCGCGATCTGGAGGTAGCCATAGGAATCCACTTCATCTTCTCCGAGTTGTGGATCAACAGGATATCCTTTCGTAAGCCGTCCTTCCTGCGGATCCATTCCGTATTTGATGTAACTGCCACGCGTTGCATGGAACTCGAAGCGTGGTGTTGGTCCTTGAATGAAGGACGTCGAACGGAGAATGACACGACGCGTTCCGTAGTGCAACGTGACGTGGAATCCGTCATCGACGATCGCTCCGTCGCGTTGTAGATAGACATCTCCTACCAACGCATCCGGTTCTCCGAACAAGGCAAGTGCTTGATCGAGTAAGTGTGAGCCGAGATCAAACAGGATGCCAGCTCCATCACCCGCTTGTTCCCGCCAACGTTCGCGAACGACCGGACGATAGCGATCGAAGCGCGACTCGATGACTTGCCAGTCACCAATCTCGTTCATCTCCATCAGCTGTTCGAGTGTCAGGAAGTCACCGTCAAAGCGACGATTTTGATAGACTGCGACTTGAACGCCATGCTGCTTCGCTAAATCTTGTAGCGCGAACGCTTCTGCAATCGTCACGACTGCTGGCTTTTCGAGTAAGACGTGTTTCTTTGCTTCAATCGCTTGTTTCGCCATTTCGAAATGCAGTGCCGTTGGTGTCGTGATGATGACGAGTTCCGTGCTGTCGTCCTGCAACGCCTCAGCAAGTGTTGCGATGACCTTCGCTTCACTGAAATGTTGCGCTACTTGGTTCGGTCGACTTGAGACGACTTGTGTCACTTCAAATGCCGATAACGCTTGTAAGAACGGGACGTGGAACGTCACCGCTGAAAAGCCGAATCCGACGAGCGTCGTTTGAATCGGGTTCATGTTGTTTCCTCCTCTGTCACGTCGAGATCGACATGATAATGATCTAGTCGTTCTTGCCACGAGGCGTCTGGTGCTTGATCCGTGACGAGGACATCGATGTGTTCCCAGTCACAGACCTTATGCAAAAAGCGTTTATTGAATTTCGTATGATCTGCGAGGACGATGACACGGGTCGCACTTCGAATCATCGCCTTCTTTACGACCGCTTCTTCGAGTTGTTCCGCAAAAAGTCCTTCTTCCGTTAATCCACACGCTCCGAGAAAGACACTGTCGACTTGATAATTCAAGATGTCGTCCGCCGTCTTGATCCCGCTCAGACTCCGTGCGTGTCGATCAAAACGACCACCTGTAACGTACAGTTCAATATCCGTTCGAGCTCCGACATAGTCTGCGATATCGAGTGAGTTCGTGATGACTTGTAGCGGATACGGCGGAAGTGCGCGCGCCATCTCAGATACCGTCGTTGCAGCGTCAAGCAACAATCGATCGTTTGTTTGGACGTGACGTGCCGCGCGTTGTCCAATCCGTCGTTTTTCCGGTTTTTCTGTCCGCTGTTCGTAGGCGAGCGTTCCACCAGCACGGACCAATCCGTTTTTGACACGGATGATTTCCCCTTCTTGTTCGAGCAGAATGACATCACGCCGTGCAGTATCTCGTGAAATCTGATATTCCTGCATCAGCTGATCGAGCGAAATTTCCGGACTCGTCTTGATCCATTCCCGCATCTGTTGCAATCGTTCCATTTGCCCCATCGATCCATGCCTCCTTTTTTCTTTATTTTAAGTTTTTTCATTAAAATACGCAATTTTAACGCAAATAGTTCTACTGAATTCGGGTAAATAATAGAGACAACTACTTTTTAGAACGGAGGAATCTGTATGCAAACGATGTTGATCACGGGCGCCTCTTCCGGTATCGGTCTTGCGACGGCGCGTCGGTTTGCAGAAGCCGGCTGGTTCGTCTACGCGGGTGTCAGGAGTCCGGAAGAGATGACTGTATCGTTACCGACACTCACCTTCTTACCGCTCGATGTGACCGATGAAACAAGCGTTAAAGCAGCAGTCCGGCAGATTGAACAGGAAGTCAATCATCTTGACGTCGTGTTCTGTAATGCCGGTCATGGTTTATTGCGTGCACTGGGACAAGCGACGAGTTATGAAATCAAGCAACTCTTCGAAACGAATGTCTTCGGTGTCATCCGGACGATTGAAGCCTGCCTCCCTTTACTCAAACAAGCACCGGGTGGTA
This region of Exiguobacterium acetylicum DSM 20416 genomic DNA includes:
- a CDS encoding heme-degrading domain-containing protein produces the protein MEELKVLLAEEEELVLTSLTNTEAIGMGHELIGRAMKENLSIAVEIKRNGQRLYYAALDGTAPDQEEWIRRKSNVVLRHGYSSLYMRRYNESKHRSYHTMYAVSPADYADAGGSFPIRIEGVGVVGTITVSGLSQEADHHLATEALRLLKRQQLGQ
- a CDS encoding DMT family transporter, giving the protein MNILLLGFTLLSGVMLSAQSSINGAFSQKAGALESTFLTFFTGMLILALAILFFGQGNVLLLLEAPRWQLSAVLFGVSYLFLTILAVPQIGVTAASIATVIGQLAAGMVIDHIGAFGGVVVPLDGKRMLGLLAMLAALYFVYRGNTRKDMSASSDSMAS
- the rpoE gene encoding DNA-directed RNA polymerase subunit delta yields the protein MSLSRLSKEEITDLSLIEFVNEMLQEAGEQPITFDDITSEIEKYHTFTDEEDKFEKLAQLYTDMNIDGNFVNVGANRWSLRAWYPFDKSDEDLVIEARQRGELDEFEEEFNYDAEEDEFETIEDDLDTFAKTADYDSADDSEDDDTFKKVAAIDDLDDDLDEEDLEDFEEEEEV
- a CDS encoding GNAT family N-acetyltransferase codes for the protein MEMTIERVNDFDDFNWLPILSKSTQEGYPFIERMLRERRDETFQEDGEALFVALSLSGHVIACGGYMKQTGTDDVGRIRHVYVLPEMRHHGVGTQLLEKIVPEALLTYSELWLYTDDAGIFYERFGFEPYTATKVTHRLLKHAFVQP
- a CDS encoding DUF6440 family protein, coding for MSKRFILKSKQHLSGGIIKIVVDTETGVNYLMTSGLGLNGMTPLLDKEGKVVIDKPIN
- a CDS encoding DeoR/GlpR family DNA-binding transcription regulator, which translates into the protein MGQMERLQQMREWIKTSPEISLDQLMQEYQISRDTARRDVILLEQEGEIIRVKNGLVRAGGTLAYEQRTEKPEKRRIGQRAARHVQTNDRLLLDAATTVSEMARALPPYPLQVITNSLDIADYVGARTDIELYVTGGRFDRHARSLSGIKTADDILNYQVDSVFLGACGLTEEGLFAEQLEEAVVKKAMIRSATRVIVLADHTKFNKRFLHKVCDWEHIDVLVTDQAPDASWQERLDHYHVDLDVTEEETT
- a CDS encoding DMT family transporter, translated to MKIVYYVLALLAGIALSVEGAIYGELGNFVGKLESSFYNFFAGTIIIGLIVLFFGKGSLGYTFRAPKWTLLGGLLGSIYLTILIISIPLVGVGLAMISVIIGQMIASMVIEHYGWLGSPKRPINRDKLTASALMLVALFLIF
- a CDS encoding Gfo/Idh/MocA family oxidoreductase codes for the protein MNPIQTTLVGFGFSAVTFHVPFLQALSAFEVTQVVSSRPNQVAQHFSEAKVIATLAEALQDDSTELVIITTPTALHFEMAKQAIEAKKHVLLEKPAVVTIAEAFALQDLAKQHGVQVAVYQNRRFDGDFLTLEQLMEMNEIGDWQVIESRFDRYRPVVRERWREQAGDGAGILFDLGSHLLDQALALFGEPDALVGDVYLQRDGAIVDDGFHVTLHYGTRRVILRSTSFIQGPTPRFEFHATRGSYIKYGMDPQEGRLTKGYPVDPQLGEDEVDSYGYLQIADQPVERLATLPGSYATFYEQLAEGLRGGQVPVNLRDAEKTMRLIEAVRVSSDEGRRLVRKEWDEWKN
- a CDS encoding CTP synthase, producing MTKYIFVTGGVVSSLGKGITAASLARLLKNRGLNVTIQKFDPYINIDPGTMSPYQHGEVFVTDDGAETDLDLGHYERFIDINLSQNANVTSGRIYSTILKKERRGDYNGGTVQVIPHITNEIKDRVFRAGKETGADVVITEIGGTVGDIESLPFIEAIRQVKNDIGKENVMYVHCTLVPYLAAAGELKTKPTQHSVKELRSYGIQPDIIVLRAEHPVPQEMKDKIALFCDTRPEAVIEAQDASTLYEVPLNLQRQGMDQLVCDYFKFDTPAADMTAWKQLVHTVTHLEKTTKIALVGKYVELRDAYISVAEALKHAGFAFNSDIEIDWINAEDVTRENVNELLGSADGILVPGGFGERGIEGKIEATRFARENNVPFFGICLGMQLATVEFARNVLNLEGAHSAEIDPTTPYPIIDLLPEQKDIEDLGGTLRLGLYPCKLEDGTKARAAYSSELVYERHRHRYEFGNEFREQFEANGMVFSGTSPDGRLVEIIEIPEHKWFVACQFHPELISRPERPQALFHDFIQASLGE
- a CDS encoding ArsR/SmtB family transcription factor, with amino-acid sequence MTNQVDLFKALSNEVRLDILRWLKDPETHFNKPSAHLATNLSDKGGICVGDIQEKANLSQSTVSQYLAMLQKVGLLESERHGKWTYYRRNEEKIQELATYLKGEL